One part of the Salmo salar chromosome ssa10, Ssal_v3.1, whole genome shotgun sequence genome encodes these proteins:
- the LOC106561348 gene encoding hypoxanthine-guanine phosphoribosyltransferase isoform X1: MAYIQIPDDEKGYKLDLFCVPKHYEEDLDQVIIPHGLIMDRTERLARDIVRDMGGHHIVVLCVLKGGYTFFADLLEYIKALNQNSDKSVPLTVDFIRLKSYCNDQSTNIVKVIGGDELSTLTGKNVLIVEDIVETGRTMETLLSLLSECNPKMVKVVSLLVKRTPRSSGYRPDCQHGTQVRVFFTHMVSDVCHSFKSELDKLSKMVLQGQLFTFDLLCDRCS, encoded by the exons ATGGCCTATATCCAG ATACCTGATGATGAGAAGGGGTATAAGTTGGACCTCTTCTGTGTCCCCAAACACTATGAGGAGGATTTAGACCAGGTCATCATCCCCCATGGACTGATCATGGACAG gactGAGCGCCTGGCTCGTGATATAGTCCGGGACATGGGGGGACACCATATAGTAGTACTGTGTGTTCTCAAAGGAGGTTATACTTTCTTTGCCGACCTGCTGGAGTACATCAAGGCCCTAAATCAGAACAGCGATAAGTCTGTCCCATTGACTGTGGATTTCATTAGGCTAAAGAGCTATTGC AATGACCAGTCTACAAACATTGTCAAAGTTATCGGAGGGGACGAGCTCTCAACTCTAACCGGGAAG AATGTTTTGATAGTTGAG GACATTGTGGAGACTGGGAGGACTATGGAGACACTGCTATCACTGCTGAGTGAATGCAATCCAAAGATGGTCAAAGTCGTCAG CCTTTTAGTCAAGAGAACACCAAGGAGCTCAGGATACAGACCAGACT GTCAACATGGTACTCAAGTACGAGTATtcttcacacacatggttagtGATGTATGTCATTCCTTTAAGTCAGAGTTGGATAAGCTTTCTAAGATGGTTTTGCAAGGACAGCTGTTTACCTTTGACCTGCTCTGTGACCGTTGCAGCTAA
- the LOC106561348 gene encoding hypoxanthine-guanine phosphoribosyltransferase isoform X3, producing the protein MAYIQIPDDEKGYKLDLFCVPKHYEEDLDQVIIPHGLIMDRTERLARDIVRDMGGHHIVVLCVLKGGYTFFADLLEYIKALNQNSDKSVPLTVDFIRLKSYCNDQSTNIVKVIGGDELSTLTGKNVLIVEDIVETGRTMETLLSLLSECNPKMVKVVSLLVKRTPRSSGYRPDCQHGTQVRVFFTHMLKGQPQSQTTGVN; encoded by the exons ATGGCCTATATCCAG ATACCTGATGATGAGAAGGGGTATAAGTTGGACCTCTTCTGTGTCCCCAAACACTATGAGGAGGATTTAGACCAGGTCATCATCCCCCATGGACTGATCATGGACAG gactGAGCGCCTGGCTCGTGATATAGTCCGGGACATGGGGGGACACCATATAGTAGTACTGTGTGTTCTCAAAGGAGGTTATACTTTCTTTGCCGACCTGCTGGAGTACATCAAGGCCCTAAATCAGAACAGCGATAAGTCTGTCCCATTGACTGTGGATTTCATTAGGCTAAAGAGCTATTGC AATGACCAGTCTACAAACATTGTCAAAGTTATCGGAGGGGACGAGCTCTCAACTCTAACCGGGAAG AATGTTTTGATAGTTGAG GACATTGTGGAGACTGGGAGGACTATGGAGACACTGCTATCACTGCTGAGTGAATGCAATCCAAAGATGGTCAAAGTCGTCAG CCTTTTAGTCAAGAGAACACCAAGGAGCTCAGGATACAGACCAGACT GTCAACATGGTACTCAAGTACGAGTATtcttcacacacatg CTAAAGGGTCAACCCCAGTCACAGACAACAGGAGTCAACTAG
- the LOC106561348 gene encoding hypoxanthine-guanine phosphoribosyltransferase isoform X2: MAYIQIPDDEKGYKLDLFCVPKHYEEDLDQVIIPHGLIMDRTERLARDIVRDMGGHHIVVLCVLKGGYTFFADLLEYIKALNQNSDKSVPLTVDFIRLKSYCNDQSTNIVKVIGGDELSTLTGKNVLIVEDIVETGRTMETLLSLLSECNPKMVKVVSLLVKRTPRSSGYRPDYIGFEVPDWFLVGYALDYNEYFRDLSHICILNENAKEKYKV; this comes from the exons ATGGCCTATATCCAG ATACCTGATGATGAGAAGGGGTATAAGTTGGACCTCTTCTGTGTCCCCAAACACTATGAGGAGGATTTAGACCAGGTCATCATCCCCCATGGACTGATCATGGACAG gactGAGCGCCTGGCTCGTGATATAGTCCGGGACATGGGGGGACACCATATAGTAGTACTGTGTGTTCTCAAAGGAGGTTATACTTTCTTTGCCGACCTGCTGGAGTACATCAAGGCCCTAAATCAGAACAGCGATAAGTCTGTCCCATTGACTGTGGATTTCATTAGGCTAAAGAGCTATTGC AATGACCAGTCTACAAACATTGTCAAAGTTATCGGAGGGGACGAGCTCTCAACTCTAACCGGGAAG AATGTTTTGATAGTTGAG GACATTGTGGAGACTGGGAGGACTATGGAGACACTGCTATCACTGCTGAGTGAATGCAATCCAAAGATGGTCAAAGTCGTCAG CCTTTTAGTCAAGAGAACACCAAGGAGCTCAGGATACAGACCAGACT ACATCGGGTTTGAGGTGCCAGATTGGTTTCTGGTGGGATATGCCCTGGACTACAACGAGTACTTCAGAGATCTCAGT CACATCTGCATACTGAACGAGAACGCAAAGGAGAAGTACAAAGTGTGA